Proteins from a genomic interval of Meiothermus cerbereus DSM 11376:
- the aroA gene encoding 3-phosphoshikimate 1-carboxyvinyltransferase codes for MERLISPTHSLKGTLRVPGDKSVTHRGLMLGALAQGESTLYYPLKAGDTLSTAQVMRQLGAEITEQGEHFRIKGAGLRLKEPDDILDCGNAGTLMRLVAGLLSGQEIFAVLTGDASLRRRPMDRVTIPLRQMGARIEGRENSKLAPLAIRGGGLRGIHYELPVASAQVKSAILLAGLFAEEDTEVVEPAPTRDHTERVFRHYGLPLELEGNLIRTRRAEPFAAKDLTVPGDFSSAAFFIVAALITPDSEITLEGVGLNPTRTGLLTVLKAMGADLSWEVTEGQDGEPVGWIRARSSALKGVAVDPKLIPLMVDEVPILAAAAAWAEGETYIPGLEELRVKESDRLAAIAKNLQNLGVPVEMGPDWLRIRGGSVAGGGVVEPFHDHRIAMAFAVCGLPKGVTVQDAEWASISFPSFWQDLDRLAGRE; via the coding sequence CTCAAAGGCACCCTGCGCGTTCCCGGCGATAAGTCGGTCACGCACCGGGGGCTTATGCTGGGTGCGCTGGCCCAGGGCGAAAGCACCCTCTACTACCCGCTTAAGGCGGGCGACACCCTCTCCACCGCCCAGGTGATGCGCCAGTTGGGGGCCGAGATTACCGAGCAGGGCGAGCATTTTCGCATCAAGGGGGCGGGCCTGCGGCTCAAGGAACCCGACGACATTCTGGACTGTGGCAACGCCGGCACCCTGATGCGGCTGGTGGCAGGGCTCTTGTCGGGGCAGGAAATCTTTGCGGTGCTCACCGGCGATGCCTCGCTGCGGCGGCGACCCATGGATCGGGTTACCATCCCATTGCGCCAAATGGGCGCGCGCATCGAAGGCCGCGAAAACAGCAAGCTGGCTCCGCTGGCCATCCGGGGCGGCGGGCTGCGGGGTATCCACTACGAGCTGCCGGTGGCCAGCGCCCAGGTCAAAAGCGCCATTTTGCTGGCAGGGCTCTTTGCCGAAGAGGACACCGAAGTGGTGGAGCCCGCCCCCACCCGCGACCATACCGAGCGGGTCTTTAGGCACTACGGCCTGCCCCTCGAGCTCGAGGGCAACCTGATTCGCACCCGCCGGGCCGAACCCTTCGCCGCCAAAGACCTGACCGTTCCGGGCGATTTCAGCAGCGCGGCCTTCTTTATTGTGGCCGCCCTCATCACCCCCGATTCCGAGATCACCCTCGAGGGGGTGGGCCTGAACCCCACCCGCACCGGGCTGCTTACGGTGCTCAAAGCGATGGGGGCCGACCTGAGCTGGGAAGTCACCGAGGGGCAGGACGGCGAGCCGGTGGGCTGGATCCGGGCCCGCTCCTCGGCGCTCAAAGGGGTGGCGGTAGACCCCAAACTGATTCCCCTGATGGTGGACGAAGTGCCCATCCTGGCGGCTGCGGCGGCCTGGGCCGAGGGCGAGACCTATATTCCGGGCCTCGAGGAACTCCGGGTCAAGGAGTCCGACCGCCTGGCGGCCATCGCCAAAAACCTGCAAAACCTGGGGGTGCCGGTCGAGATGGGCCCCGACTGGCTTAGGATTCGCGGGGGAAGCGTGGCCGGGGGCGGGGTGGTCGAACCCTTCCACGACCACCGCATCGCCATGGCCTTTGCGGTGTGTGGTCTGCCCAAAGGGGTCACGGTGCAGGACGCCGAGTGGGCCAGTATCAGCTTTCCCAGCTTCTGGCAGGACTTAGATCGCCTGGCTGGCCGGGAATAG
- the cmk gene encoding (d)CMP kinase produces the protein MNEIITIDGPSASGKTSVAKLVAQRLGIPYISSGLLYRAVALMCLLENASAEEIEHRLEKHRLELKATPTQNLVYLDGHEVSQALHSLEVDQIVSAVAVRPAIREYVNQVLRQIPPPFVVDGRDMGSTVFPQARYKFYLTANPLVRAMRRVPERGAAFDTVLAEIMRRDEADKKQSAPARDAIILDTSHLDLDGVVRVVLEHIAPSSGPPEQNFS, from the coding sequence ATGAACGAGATCATCACCATAGACGGCCCTTCCGCCTCGGGCAAAACCAGCGTAGCCAAGCTGGTAGCCCAGCGCCTGGGCATTCCCTACATCTCCAGCGGCCTGCTGTACCGGGCCGTGGCCCTGATGTGCTTGCTCGAGAATGCCTCTGCCGAGGAGATTGAGCATCGGCTGGAAAAGCACCGCCTCGAGCTAAAGGCCACCCCCACCCAGAACCTGGTTTACCTCGACGGGCACGAGGTGAGCCAGGCTTTGCACAGCCTCGAGGTAGACCAGATCGTCTCTGCGGTAGCGGTGCGCCCGGCCATCCGCGAGTACGTCAATCAGGTGCTGCGCCAGATTCCGCCCCCCTTCGTGGTAGATGGGCGCGACATGGGCAGCACGGTGTTTCCCCAGGCCCGCTACAAGTTCTACCTCACCGCCAACCCCCTAGTGCGCGCCATGCGCCGCGTCCCCGAACGCGGTGCTGCCTTCGACACCGTGCTGGCCGAGATCATGCGGCGCGACGAGGCCGACAAAAAACAGAGTGCGCCCGCCAGGGATGCCATCATCCTCGACACTAGCCACCTCGACCTGGATGGGGTGGTGCGGGTTGTGCTCGAGCACATCGCCCCTTCGTCGGGGCCGCCTGAACAGAATTTTTCTTGA